The following proteins come from a genomic window of Methylorubrum populi:
- a CDS encoding transglycosylase SLT domain-containing protein — MQGRTIGSPRTSSMPRKSGRPIPSADVITLNARTGRDHGSRTALVRSILSMTLLAGGLSAVLLNAGTDLGRAEASTKVSDLAMPKPRLQALAPESPVPSVLAASASFHPVGDLDTELGANTVDRVSYDFLLSQTSTGDPNDILEFGPMKIRRHLVQTIVKAAQAVQTDPVLLMAVADKESSFITAVQAKTSSATGLFQFIERTWLGVIRDFGPKYGYEKEAASVVPDANDKPSIQDQAERSRILDLRRDPYLSAVMAGEMLKRDAARIALKIGRELSLGEVYLAHFLGPDDAENFLSQVVDKPTAAAATLLPGPARANRSIFFAGTTGRGRHRKPASLSVAQVHQKFEAMMSTRGDRYRDVRSVAGLVTLANAEAAQ, encoded by the coding sequence ATGCAGGGCCGTACGATCGGATCTCCGCGTACTTCCTCGATGCCGCGCAAGAGCGGGCGTCCCATACCGTCCGCCGACGTGATCACCCTCAATGCCCGCACGGGTCGCGATCACGGCAGCCGCACGGCTCTGGTGCGTTCCATCCTCTCCATGACTCTTCTCGCCGGGGGCCTGAGCGCGGTTCTGCTCAATGCCGGCACCGATCTCGGCCGGGCCGAGGCCTCCACCAAGGTGTCCGATCTGGCCATGCCGAAGCCGCGGCTTCAGGCGCTGGCGCCGGAAAGCCCGGTTCCGTCGGTCCTGGCAGCGTCCGCGAGCTTCCATCCCGTGGGCGACCTCGACACCGAACTCGGCGCCAACACGGTCGACCGCGTCTCCTACGACTTCCTGCTCTCCCAGACCTCGACCGGCGATCCGAACGACATCCTCGAATTCGGCCCGATGAAGATCCGCCGCCATCTCGTGCAGACGATCGTCAAGGCGGCTCAGGCGGTCCAGACCGATCCGGTTCTGCTCATGGCGGTGGCCGACAAGGAGTCGAGCTTCATCACCGCCGTCCAGGCCAAGACGTCGTCCGCTACCGGCCTGTTCCAGTTCATCGAGCGCACGTGGCTCGGCGTGATCCGCGACTTCGGACCCAAGTACGGGTACGAGAAGGAGGCCGCCTCGGTGGTGCCGGACGCCAACGACAAGCCGTCGATTCAGGACCAGGCCGAGCGCAGCCGCATCCTCGACCTGCGCCGCGACCCTTACCTGTCGGCGGTCATGGCCGGTGAGATGCTGAAGCGCGACGCGGCGCGCATCGCCCTGAAGATCGGCCGCGAACTCTCCCTCGGCGAGGTCTATCTCGCCCACTTCCTCGGACCGGACGACGCCGAGAACTTCCTGTCCCAGGTGGTCGACAAGCCGACCGCCGCGGCGGCGACCCTGCTGCCCGGTCCGGCCCGGGCCAACCGCTCGATCTTCTTTGCCGGCACCACCGGTCGTGGCCGGCATCGCAAGCCCGCCAGCCTCTCGGTCGCTCAGGTCCACCAGAAGTTCGAGGCGATGATGAGCACCCGCGGTGACCGCTATCGCGACGTGCGCAGCGTGGCCGGGCTCGTGACCCTCGCCAATGCCGAGGCGGCACAATAG